From the Rhizomicrobium palustre genome, the window AATGAAACGCACCACTTGGAAAGCAGCCGCAAGCGCACACTCGCCAGATTCATCGCCGAGGCAGCCCCGATCCGCGTAACCGGTTTCGACAGCTTCCTCGACCGCCTAGAGGCCGCCCTCGACGAGCCGGACACTGATGCGGCACTGACGGAAACACTCGAGAATATGGGTATCTATCGCGGTATCGCTCCGCAGCCCCGATCGAGGCGGCTGGAAATCACCTCCGCAAGAACCCAAATGCTTCTGATCCATCTGGGTCTCGCCTGGCCAAATACTCCCGGAGAAGGACGAAAGGCCACGCTCGCCCAGGCAACACAGCTCTTTGCTCCAACAAAACTGGCGGCCCCATGAATATTCCGTCACGCATCGGCATACTCGAATTTCTTCAGCAGGAAACACACGCGCTCAACAAGAAGCTGTTCCTGCTAACCGCCGTATCCGGCGTCGCCAATGCTATGAATCTCGCCGTCATCAACGCATCGGTCGATGCCTTGAAAACCGGCGGGCCATCCTGGCAGCACTTTCTATGGTTCGGGCTCTCCATCGCGCTGTTCGTTTATTCCCTGCGCTATGTGCTTTATGAATCCAGCCGGATCGCCGAAAATGCGATTTGCAGCGTACGGGTGCGGCTGGCCGACAAGATCCGCCGATCCGACCTCCTCGCCCTGGAAAGCATCGGCGCGACCGATATTCATGCCCGCATCAGCCGGGACACAGCAGCCATAGCGCAATCCGCGCGGCCGCTGTTTTCGGCAGCGCAATCAGCCGTTATGATCGCATTCACGCTTGGTTATATCGCGACGGTTTCGCCGCTTGCCATGTTCTTGTGCATTGGCCTTATCGCAGGCGGCGCCGCGATCTACCTGAAGGACCGCAAGAAATACGAAGAAGGGCTAAATACCTCCTCCGAAGAGGAAGACCGGCTTTTCACGTCGCTCACCGGGCTACTGGCGGGGTTTAAGGAGATTCGCATCAACCGTGCGAAGAGCGATGATGTTTTCGGCGATTTTGCGGAAACCGCAGGCCGCGTGCGTGACGTGCGCACCCGTGTCATGATCCTGTTCTCGAATAACATTGTTATTATCGAGATGTTCCTGGTGTTGCTTCTGGGGGCAATGGTTTTTGTACTGCCGATTCTGTCGGGCTCCTTCACCGGCTCGGCGACCAAGATTGTAGCCGCGATTTTGTTTTTCTTTGGCCCCCTCGGCAACGTCGTGACCATGATTCCGGTCGTTTCACAGGTCAATGTCACCATCGCCAATCTTCAGCGCCTGGAAGCGAGACTAGACGACACGCTGGAAAAATTAACCAGCTTCGAAAACTCGCCCATTATCGACATGCGCGGCTTCAAATCGATCCGCTTCGATGGGCTACACTTCGCCTATCGCGACCCGGACGGGAATGCGGCATTCCAAGTCGGCCCTATCGATTTCACCTTGCGTCATGGCGAAATGCTGTTTCTGGTTGGTGGCAACGGCAGTGGCAAGACTACTTTACTGAAACTGTTCACGGCGCTTTATCAGCCGCAGCAGGGCGTCATCCGTGTCGACGACGAGCAGATCGGCCCAGCCAACATCCAATCCTACCGCGACCTGTTTTCCGCCATTTTCTCGGACTTCCACCTATTCGACAAATTGCATGGTTTGCGCGATGCCGCCCCGGAGCGCATCAATGAGCTTCTGAAGTTGATGGAGATTTCCCACAAGACGACCTTTGTCGACGGTTATTTCTCCAATACCCATCTTTCCACCGGACAGCGCAAGCGACTGGCGCTGGTAGTCTCCTATCTCGAAGACAAGGCGGTTTATGTTTTCGATGAGGTAGCAGCGGATCAAGACCCGCATTTCCGCCGCTATTTCTACGAGACCCTCCTTCCAGACCTAAAAAGAGCTGGCAAGACAGTCGTCGTCGTAACTCATGACGACCGCTATCACCATATCGCCGATCGAGTTCTGCAAATGGACTACGGCACCCTCCGCGAGGTTCCCCGTTCCTTAGACCCCGATGCTCCCAAGCTTCATTTTTCAGCCGGACGCAGTGCGCCCCCTAAGGAGGGCAGCGAATGAAAACGCTCTTGGAAAAAATCCAGCAGTGGCTTGCCGAGGCACGCATAGAATTCAAGGCGCATCTGCGGCGTCAAAAACCATATTGGATTCTTGGCGGCTTTCTCTTCGTCTTCGGCGCCGTTTTCTTCCATGACACCTACCTGGTTTCGATTCATTCTGGGCAATTGGGAATATTATGGCGGCGTCTTGGTGGCGGCACAGTTATCGACACGGTGTATGGCGAAGGTGTTCACCTGATCCTGCCCTTCAACAAGATGTATGTCTACAACGTCCGCACCCAGCAGTTCCGAGACACGATAGATGCGTTGACCGTGGACGGATTGAATGTCCGCGTGCGCTATTCTGTTCGCTATTTCCTACCGGCGGAAACCCTGCCCCTGTTGCACCAGCGCGTGGGCCCCGACTACGCCGACGTGGTGATCAGGCCGGAAATGCGTTCGGTCGTTAGGGCCGTGTTCGGGCAATATAAGCCGGAGGAAATCTACACCACCCAGAAGGCCATTCAGGAGCGGGTCAGCGAGCTGGCGAAAATCCGCCTGGAAGCGCGCTTCATCGACCTCGACGATGTGCCGCTCGAGACCATCACCCTGCCGCCGCGGATATCGCAAGCCATCGAAAGCAAGATGGCTTATCAGCAACTCGAGGGCGAATACATCTACAAGCTGTCGATTGCGGAAAAGGAGGCTCAGCGCCGCCGCATCGAGTCCAACGGATTGAAGCAGTATAATGATACGGTCAATAAAAGCCTCACGCCGTCTGTTTTGAGCTGGTACGGCATCCAGGCGACGCAAGAGCTCGCCAAATCGCCCAACGCGAAGACCGTCGTCATTGGATCTGGAAAATCTGGCCTGCCGATCATTCTCGGAAAGGACTGACGGCATGAAAAAGCTTCTATTCTGGGCGGTGGGGCTTGGAGCTTTGCTACTACTTTTGACGCCACAATGGCAGTCGCCCGCAAAAATGGGCGAGCATCGCTTCGCCTATCTCGAAAAGCACCACGATGTATTGGTGGTGGGCGTAAGCTGGCCCATAGCCGAGGAAGGACCAGGCTTGATCAATGGCCTGGAGCTGGCACGCGACGAGCTT encodes:
- a CDS encoding prohibitin family protein, whose protein sequence is MEKIQQWLAEARIEFKAHLRRQKPYWILGGFLFVFGAVFFHDTYLVSIHSGQLGILWRRLGGGTVIDTVYGEGVHLILPFNKMYVYNVRTQQFRDTIDALTVDGLNVRVRYSVRYFLPAETLPLLHQRVGPDYADVVIRPEMRSVVRAVFGQYKPEEIYTTQKAIQERVSELAKIRLEARFIDLDDVPLETITLPPRISQAIESKMAYQQLEGEYIYKLSIAEKEAQRRRIESNGLKQYNDTVNKSLTPSVLSWYGIQATQELAKSPNAKTVVIGSGKSGLPIILGKD
- a CDS encoding cyclic peptide export ABC transporter: MNIPSRIGILEFLQQETHALNKKLFLLTAVSGVANAMNLAVINASVDALKTGGPSWQHFLWFGLSIALFVYSLRYVLYESSRIAENAICSVRVRLADKIRRSDLLALESIGATDIHARISRDTAAIAQSARPLFSAAQSAVMIAFTLGYIATVSPLAMFLCIGLIAGGAAIYLKDRKKYEEGLNTSSEEEDRLFTSLTGLLAGFKEIRINRAKSDDVFGDFAETAGRVRDVRTRVMILFSNNIVIIEMFLVLLLGAMVFVLPILSGSFTGSATKIVAAILFFFGPLGNVVTMIPVVSQVNVTIANLQRLEARLDDTLEKLTSFENSPIIDMRGFKSIRFDGLHFAYRDPDGNAAFQVGPIDFTLRHGEMLFLVGGNGSGKTTLLKLFTALYQPQQGVIRVDDEQIGPANIQSYRDLFSAIFSDFHLFDKLHGLRDAAPERINELLKLMEISHKTTFVDGYFSNTHLSTGQRKRLALVVSYLEDKAVYVFDEVAADQDPHFRRYFYETLLPDLKRAGKTVVVVTHDDRYHHIADRVLQMDYGTLREVPRSLDPDAPKLHFSAGRSAPPKEGSE